From the Martelella mediterranea DSM 17316 genome, one window contains:
- a CDS encoding 3-hydroxybutyrate dehydrogenase — MARTVVITGSTSGIGLGIAEGFAAAGDNIVLNGFGKQEEIDAAVERIGALGSGSVIYHPADMTKPDEIEAMIASAADTFGGIDVLVNNAGIQHVSPIEDFPPEKWDRIIAINLTSSFHTIRHTVPLMKKAGSGRIINLVSAHGLVASPFKAAYVSAKHGMMGLTKTVALELAEHRITVNAICPGYVLTPLVEAQIPDTAKARGMTEDEVKSEVLLAAQPTKEFVTVEQIAATALYLASDAAAQVTGTHISIDGGWTAK; from the coding sequence ATGGCACGCACGGTCGTCATAACAGGCTCCACAAGCGGCATAGGTCTCGGCATCGCCGAGGGTTTTGCGGCAGCCGGCGACAATATCGTTCTGAACGGGTTCGGAAAGCAGGAAGAGATCGACGCCGCGGTCGAGCGCATCGGCGCGCTGGGCAGCGGTTCGGTGATCTACCACCCCGCCGACATGACGAAGCCGGACGAGATCGAGGCGATGATCGCGTCGGCGGCGGATACGTTCGGCGGCATCGATGTGCTGGTCAACAATGCCGGCATTCAGCATGTCAGCCCGATCGAGGATTTTCCGCCGGAAAAATGGGACCGGATCATCGCCATCAACCTGACGAGTTCGTTCCACACCATCCGCCACACCGTGCCGCTGATGAAGAAGGCGGGCTCGGGCCGCATCATCAATCTGGTTTCCGCCCACGGCCTGGTCGCCTCGCCCTTCAAGGCGGCCTATGTTTCGGCCAAGCACGGCATGATGGGCCTGACCAAGACCGTGGCGCTGGAGCTTGCCGAACACAGGATCACGGTCAACGCGATCTGTCCCGGCTATGTGCTGACGCCGCTGGTGGAAGCACAGATACCTGACACCGCCAAGGCGCGTGGCATGACCGAGGATGAGGTGAAATCGGAAGTGCTGCTTGCCGCCCAGCCGACGAAGGAATTCGTGACCGTCGAGCAGATCGCCGCGACCGCACTTTATCTGGCAAGCGATGCGGCGGCCCAGGTGACCGGCACCCATATTTCGATCGATGGCGGCTGGACGGCCAAGTGA
- the xdhB gene encoding xanthine dehydrogenase molybdopterin binding subunit has product MDKAIHDAATLKAEISGGIHKSRVHDSAHKHVAGTAEYIDDMPEPAGLLHAGVGLSDRPHAKIVAMDLSKVEAAPGVVCVLTGKDVPGINDISSGGHHDEPLFADTVVEYHGQLIFAVIAETRQQARAAAKLAEITYEDLPFWTSVRDALAHNAPDVITPLKLQRGDAKAALASAKNRITAEMEIGGQEHFYLEGQIALAIPGEDDEVAVWSSTQHPSEIQHIVGHVLDIPSNAATVYQRRMGGGFGGKETQGNGFAAVAALAAKKLKRAVKFRPDRDEDMIMTGKRHDFVAFYDIGYDDDGVIEALDATFAARCGFSADLSGPVTDRTLFHADSSYYYPNVHLVTRPLKTHTCSNTAYRGFGGPQGMLAGERFIEEIAYALGRDPLDIRKANFYGPNGSGRDVTPYHQTVEDNIILRVVEELEESADYRARRQAIIDFNRTSPIIKKGIALTPVKFGISFTMTAFNQAGALVHVYQDGSVQLNHGGTEMGQGLYIKVAQVVADVFQIDLERVKITATTTGKVPNTSATAASSGSDLNGMAAYNAAKEIKDRLIAFAASHYQVSPDDIEFLPNRVRIGGREIPFPELVKAAYFGRVQLSAAGFYKTPKIHWDRAAGKGRPFYYFAYGAACTEVSIDTLTGEYIFERTDILHDVGRSLNPTIDIGQIEGGFIQGMGWLTTEELWWNDKGHLRTHAPSTYKIPLASDRPKIFNVRLTDFSENREPTIGRSKAVGEPPFMLAISALEAISMAVASVADYRVCPRLDAPATPERVLMAVERMKKV; this is encoded by the coding sequence ATGGACAAGGCAATCCACGACGCAGCAACTCTCAAGGCCGAAATCTCCGGCGGCATCCACAAGTCGCGGGTCCATGATTCCGCCCACAAGCATGTGGCGGGCACCGCCGAATATATCGACGACATGCCCGAGCCTGCCGGCCTGCTGCATGCCGGCGTCGGCCTTTCCGACCGGCCGCATGCGAAGATCGTCGCCATGGACCTTTCCAAGGTCGAGGCCGCCCCCGGCGTGGTCTGCGTGCTCACCGGCAAGGATGTGCCGGGCATCAACGATATATCCTCCGGCGGCCATCATGACGAGCCGCTGTTCGCCGATACTGTCGTCGAATATCACGGCCAGCTCATCTTCGCCGTGATTGCCGAGACCCGCCAGCAGGCCCGTGCGGCGGCGAAACTGGCCGAGATCACCTATGAGGACCTGCCGTTCTGGACCAGCGTGCGCGATGCGCTAGCCCATAACGCGCCGGACGTGATAACGCCGCTGAAACTGCAGCGCGGCGATGCGAAGGCGGCGCTCGCGTCGGCGAAAAACCGGATCACCGCCGAAATGGAAATCGGCGGACAGGAGCATTTCTATCTGGAAGGCCAGATCGCGCTCGCGATCCCCGGCGAAGATGACGAGGTGGCGGTCTGGTCGTCCACCCAGCATCCGAGCGAAATCCAGCATATCGTCGGCCACGTGCTCGACATTCCCTCCAATGCGGCCACCGTCTACCAGCGGCGCATGGGCGGCGGCTTCGGCGGCAAGGAGACGCAGGGCAACGGCTTTGCGGCGGTGGCGGCGCTTGCGGCGAAGAAGCTGAAACGGGCGGTCAAGTTCCGGCCCGACCGCGACGAGGACATGATCATGACCGGCAAGCGGCATGATTTCGTCGCCTTCTACGATATCGGCTATGACGATGACGGCGTGATCGAGGCGCTGGACGCCACCTTCGCCGCCCGCTGCGGCTTTTCCGCCGATCTCTCCGGCCCGGTCACCGACCGGACGCTGTTTCACGCCGATAGTTCCTATTACTATCCGAACGTCCATCTGGTGACGCGGCCGCTCAAGACCCACACCTGCTCCAACACCGCCTATCGCGGTTTCGGCGGGCCTCAGGGCATGCTGGCGGGCGAGCGCTTCATCGAGGAAATCGCCTATGCGCTGGGCCGGGACCCGCTCGATATCCGCAAGGCCAATTTCTACGGACCGAACGGCTCCGGCCGCGATGTCACGCCCTATCACCAGACGGTGGAGGACAACATCATCCTGCGCGTGGTCGAGGAGTTGGAGGAGAGCGCCGATTACCGCGCCCGCAGGCAGGCGATCATCGATTTCAACAGGACGAGCCCGATCATAAAAAAGGGCATCGCGCTGACGCCGGTGAAATTCGGCATCTCCTTCACCATGACCGCCTTCAATCAGGCCGGCGCGCTGGTCCATGTCTATCAGGATGGTTCGGTGCAGTTGAACCATGGCGGCACGGAGATGGGCCAGGGGCTCTATATCAAGGTTGCGCAGGTGGTGGCCGACGTGTTCCAGATCGATCTGGAACGGGTCAAGATCACCGCCACCACCACCGGCAAGGTGCCCAATACCTCCGCCACCGCCGCGTCCTCCGGCTCCGACCTCAACGGCATGGCGGCCTATAATGCGGCCAAGGAGATCAAAGACCGTCTGATTGCCTTCGCGGCCAGCCATTATCAGGTCTCGCCTGACGATATCGAATTCCTGCCCAACCGGGTCAGGATCGGCGGGCGGGAAATCCCCTTCCCCGAATTGGTGAAGGCCGCCTATTTCGGCCGTGTCCAGCTTTCGGCGGCGGGCTTCTACAAGACCCCGAAAATCCACTGGGACCGCGCGGCCGGCAAGGGCAGGCCATTCTACTATTTCGCCTATGGCGCGGCCTGCACCGAGGTCTCGATCGACACGCTGACCGGCGAATATATCTTCGAGCGCACGGATATCCTCCACGATGTCGGCCGCTCGCTGAACCCCACCATCGATATCGGCCAGATCGAGGGCGGCTTCATTCAGGGCATGGGCTGGCTGACGACCGAGGAGCTGTGGTGGAACGACAAGGGGCATCTGAGAACCCACGCGCCCTCCACCTACAAGATCCCGCTCGCCTCCGACCGGCCGAAGATCTTCAATGTCAGGCTGACGGATTTTTCCGAAAACCGCGAGCCGACCATCGGCCGTTCCAAGGCCGTCGGCGAACCGCCCTTCATGCTGGCGATCTCGGCGCTCGAGGCGATCTCGATGGCGGTGGCGAGCGTCGCCGATTACCGCGTCTGCCCGCGCCTCGACGCGCCTGCAACGCCGGAACGCGTGCTGATGGCGGTGGAGCGGATGAAAAAGGTGTGA
- the sbmA gene encoding peptide antibiotic transporter SbmA, which produces MFQSFFPKPKWFFLSALIWTLVAIAGWYGVVRELGVSMGFAPFPEGDQPVGLAHFITPDFLWFYLYYAVFSAIFGVFWWVVGDNRKWQLWSVWGSQLIIFITYFSVQISVAINNWRRPFGDTLQAALQGEGGITAGDFYTLMLIFLQIAFLSVTLFIVTRFFISHYIFRWRKAMNDYYTGMWERVRHIEGASQRVQEDTMRFASIMEGLGVSMIDSVMTLIAFLPVLFSLSQYVTELPIIGAIPAPLFTAAIFWSLFGTILMVVVGVKLPGLEFRNQRVEAAYRKELVYGEDHADRAQPETLVELFDNVRRNYFRLYLHYTYFNLARSLYLQADNIFAYFILVPAIVAGAVTYGLVQQIVSAFGQVASSFQYLVMSWSTIIELISIYKRLAAFEAAIFGQPLPEIDREDYQEPGGDVVEPHPEG; this is translated from the coding sequence TTGTTTCAGTCATTCTTTCCGAAGCCGAAATGGTTTTTCCTTTCCGCTCTGATATGGACGCTGGTCGCGATCGCCGGTTGGTACGGCGTGGTGCGCGAACTCGGCGTCAGCATGGGTTTCGCGCCTTTTCCGGAAGGTGACCAGCCGGTCGGGCTTGCCCATTTCATCACGCCGGACTTCCTCTGGTTCTATCTCTATTACGCCGTGTTCTCGGCGATTTTCGGCGTGTTCTGGTGGGTTGTCGGCGATAATCGCAAGTGGCAGCTCTGGTCGGTCTGGGGCTCGCAACTGATCATCTTCATCACCTATTTCTCGGTGCAGATATCGGTCGCGATCAACAACTGGCGCCGGCCCTTCGGCGATACGCTGCAGGCAGCACTCCAGGGGGAAGGCGGCATCACCGCCGGCGATTTCTACACGCTGATGCTGATCTTCCTGCAGATTGCCTTCCTGTCCGTCACGCTGTTCATCGTCACGCGCTTCTTCATCAGCCACTATATCTTCCGCTGGCGCAAGGCGATGAATGATTACTACACCGGCATGTGGGAGCGCGTCCGCCATATCGAGGGCGCTTCCCAGCGCGTGCAGGAAGACACGATGCGCTTCGCCTCGATCATGGAAGGCCTCGGCGTTTCGATGATCGATTCGGTGATGACGCTGATCGCCTTCCTGCCGGTGCTGTTCTCGCTGTCGCAATATGTCACCGAACTGCCGATCATCGGCGCGATCCCGGCGCCGCTCTTCACCGCCGCGATCTTCTGGTCGCTGTTCGGCACGATCCTGATGGTGGTGGTCGGCGTCAAACTGCCGGGGCTTGAATTCCGCAACCAGCGCGTGGAAGCGGCCTATCGTAAGGAGCTCGTCTATGGCGAGGACCACGCCGACCGCGCCCAGCCGGAGACCCTGGTCGAACTGTTCGACAATGTGCGCCGCAACTATTTCCGGCTCTATCTGCACTACACCTATTTCAATCTCGCCCGCTCTCTCTACCTGCAGGCCGACAATATCTTCGCCTATTTCATCCTTGTCCCGGCGATCGTCGCGGGTGCTGTGACCTATGGTCTCGTCCAGCAGATCGTCTCCGCCTTCGGGCAGGTCGCAAGCTCGTTCCAGTATCTCGTGATGTCATGGTCGACGATCATCGAACTGATCTCGATCTACAAGCGTCTTGCCGCCTTCGAGGCCGCGATCTTTGGCCAGCCGTTGCCCGAGATCGACCGCGAGGACTATCAGGAACCCGGCGGCGATGTGGTCGAGCCGCATCCCGAAGGCTGA
- a CDS encoding NnrU family protein has translation MVMLIIAVLLFTGTHLVHAFAPGFRQSMIDRIGEKPWRGLFSLVALAEFVFLVFAFGQARQSGIVLYTPPFWMAHITILLMLIAMICLAASFFPPGKIARIAKHPMVLSVKIWALAHLLANGEAASVILFAGILIWAVILRISLARRERAGLLTRKPFVSARYDAYAFILGIVLWGLFIWKLHVWLIGVPIQFAA, from the coding sequence ATGGTCATGCTTATCATCGCGGTTCTGCTGTTCACCGGAACCCATCTCGTTCACGCCTTCGCGCCCGGCTTTCGCCAGTCGATGATCGACCGCATCGGCGAAAAACCATGGCGGGGCCTGTTCTCGCTGGTGGCGCTTGCCGAATTCGTCTTTCTGGTGTTCGCCTTCGGTCAGGCCCGCCAAAGCGGCATCGTCCTCTACACGCCGCCATTCTGGATGGCCCATATCACGATCCTTCTGATGCTGATCGCGATGATCTGTCTTGCGGCAAGCTTCTTCCCGCCGGGAAAGATCGCGCGGATCGCCAAGCACCCGATGGTGCTGTCGGTCAAGATCTGGGCGCTCGCCCATCTTCTGGCCAATGGCGAGGCCGCTTCGGTCATCCTGTTTGCCGGCATCCTGATCTGGGCGGTGATCCTGCGCATCTCGCTGGCGCGACGGGAGCGGGCGGGGCTTTTGACGCGCAAGCCGTTCGTCTCGGCGCGCTATGACGCCTATGCCTTTATCCTCGGCATCGTGCTGTGGGGGCTGTTCATCTGGAAGCTGCATGTCTGGCTAATCGGCGTGCCGATCCAGTTCGCCGCATAA
- the der gene encoding ribosome biogenesis GTPase Der, translating into MSFKVAIVGRPNVGKSTLFNRLVGQKLALVDDTPGVTRDRRPGEARLADLRFTIIDTAGLEEAAADTLPGRMRAQTEAAIDEADLSLFVVDAKAGLTPADNTLAEMVRRRGKPVVLVANKAEARGSDAGFYDAFTLGLGEPCPISAEHGQGMHDLRDAIVEAIGEDRAFPKEEPAEEALTDVMLTKEEAENPEEAAPYDDSKPLRVAIVGRPNAGKSTLINRYLGEDRLLTGPEAGITRDSISVEWEWRGRPIKLFDTAGMRRKARVVEKLEKLSVSDALRAIRFAECVVIVFDATIPFEKQDLQIVDLVLREGRAAVLAFNKWDMIEDRQAVLADLREKTDRLLPQARGIRAVPISGERGTGLDKLMQAIADTDKVWNRRISTARLNRWLDHQTVSHPPPAVSGRRLRMKYMTQVKTRPPGFMISCTRPDAVPESYIRYLTNGLRNDFEMPGVPIRIHFRAGENPFEHKRKKKR; encoded by the coding sequence ATGAGTTTCAAGGTCGCCATCGTCGGAAGACCCAATGTCGGCAAGTCGACGCTGTTCAACCGTCTGGTAGGGCAGAAGCTGGCGCTTGTCGATGATACGCCCGGGGTGACCCGCGACCGCCGTCCGGGCGAAGCGCGGCTTGCGGATCTGCGCTTCACCATCATCGATACCGCCGGCCTTGAAGAGGCTGCCGCCGATACGCTGCCGGGGCGCATGCGCGCCCAGACCGAGGCGGCGATCGACGAGGCCGATCTTTCGCTGTTCGTTGTTGACGCCAAGGCCGGGCTTACGCCCGCCGACAATACGCTGGCCGAAATGGTGCGCCGCCGCGGCAAGCCCGTGGTGCTGGTCGCCAACAAGGCCGAGGCGCGCGGCTCGGACGCCGGTTTCTACGACGCCTTCACGCTCGGCCTCGGCGAGCCCTGCCCGATTTCCGCCGAGCATGGCCAGGGCATGCACGATCTGCGCGACGCCATCGTCGAGGCGATCGGCGAGGACCGCGCCTTCCCCAAGGAAGAGCCCGCCGAGGAAGCGCTGACCGATGTGATGCTGACCAAGGAAGAGGCCGAAAATCCGGAAGAGGCGGCGCCCTATGACGACAGCAAGCCGCTTCGGGTCGCGATCGTCGGCCGCCCGAATGCCGGCAAGTCGACGCTGATCAATCGCTATCTCGGCGAGGACCGGCTGCTGACCGGCCCGGAAGCCGGCATCACCCGCGATTCGATCTCGGTCGAATGGGAATGGCGCGGCCGACCGATCAAGCTGTTCGACACCGCCGGCATGCGCCGCAAGGCGCGGGTGGTCGAAAAGCTGGAAAAGCTTTCGGTTTCCGACGCTCTGCGCGCGATCCGTTTTGCCGAATGCGTTGTGATCGTGTTCGATGCGACGATCCCGTTCGAGAAGCAGGATCTCCAGATCGTCGATCTGGTTCTGCGCGAGGGCCGCGCCGCCGTACTTGCCTTCAACAAATGGGACATGATCGAGGATCGCCAGGCCGTGCTCGCCGATTTGCGCGAGAAGACCGATCGGCTCTTGCCGCAGGCGCGCGGCATCCGCGCCGTGCCGATCTCCGGCGAACGCGGCACCGGCCTCGACAAGCTGATGCAGGCGATCGCCGATACCGACAAGGTCTGGAACCGGCGCATCTCCACGGCAAGGCTCAACCGCTGGCTCGACCATCAGACCGTCAGCCATCCCCCGCCCGCCGTTTCCGGCAGGCGGCTCAGGATGAAATACATGACCCAGGTGAAGACCCGGCCGCCTGGCTTCATGATTTCCTGCACGCGTCCGGACGCGGTGCCGGAAAGCTATATCCGCTATCTGACCAACGGCCTGCGCAATGATTTCGAAATGCCGGGCGTCCCGATCCGCATCCACTTCCGCGCCGGCGAGAACCCGTTCGAGCACAAGCGCAAGAAGAAGCGGTGA
- a CDS encoding tetratricopeptide repeat protein has protein sequence MANQDDSFIREVNEELRSDRMRDAWRRYGKILIAAAVILVVGTAGWRGYEYWQSREAAKSGDVFLTALNQIEAGNLDAAEQTLAQLEQEGHGSYPVLAQLRAATLLSEAGDTAAAISAFSSIGKDRDVPEAIRDAAKLRAGWLLVDTGTYEQVSAEVEELSNDGNPFRFSAREILGLSAYRLKDYTRAQQWFEAIANDPEAPRNVLNRAQIMLEVMTADGNVAESAAG, from the coding sequence ATGGCAAATCAGGACGACAGCTTTATCCGCGAGGTCAATGAGGAATTGCGATCCGACAGGATGCGCGACGCCTGGCGGCGTTACGGCAAGATCCTGATTGCGGCTGCCGTCATTCTCGTTGTCGGCACCGCCGGCTGGCGCGGTTATGAATACTGGCAGTCCCGCGAGGCGGCGAAGTCCGGCGACGTGTTCCTCACCGCGCTGAACCAGATCGAGGCCGGCAATCTCGATGCCGCCGAACAGACGCTGGCGCAACTGGAACAGGAAGGCCACGGCTCCTATCCGGTGCTGGCGCAGTTGCGCGCCGCCACCCTGCTTTCCGAAGCCGGCGACACGGCCGCCGCGATCTCGGCCTTCTCGTCGATCGGCAAGGACCGCGACGTGCCGGAAGCGATCCGCGATGCGGCCAAGCTGCGCGCCGGCTGGCTGCTGGTCGATACCGGCACCTATGAGCAGGTTTCCGCAGAGGTCGAGGAACTGTCGAATGACGGCAATCCGTTCCGCTTCTCCGCACGCGAAATACTCGGTCTGTCGGCCTATCGGCTGAAGGATTACACCCGCGCCCAACAATGGTTCGAGGCGATTGCCAACGACCCGGAAGCCCCGCGCAACGTGCTCAACCGCGCCCAGATCATGCTCGAGGTGATGACCGCCGACGGCAATGTCGCCGAAAGCGCGGCCGGCTGA
- the map gene encoding type I methionyl aminopeptidase produces the protein MIVETEEELAALKDIGRICATAIEKMAAALEPGITTLELDNIGRAFLEQNGAQSAPEVTYRFPGATCISVNEEVAHGIPGDRVIAASDLVNIDVSAEKNGFFSDTGASFAVPPVTSKVKRLCRDGKRAMWTGINQVKPGGGFSAIGNAIGDFARKNRYSLIQNLASHGIGRSLHEEPAELSTWPDKSERRIIAEGQVFTVEPFLSLGGEWAEEEDREWVLYSVPQALTVQFEHTIVATRNGPLVLTMGDGAGG, from the coding sequence ATGATTGTCGAGACTGAGGAAGAACTGGCCGCGCTGAAGGATATCGGCCGGATCTGCGCCACCGCGATCGAAAAGATGGCCGCAGCGCTGGAACCGGGCATCACGACGCTCGAACTCGACAATATCGGTCGCGCTTTCCTGGAGCAGAACGGTGCGCAATCGGCGCCGGAAGTGACCTATCGGTTTCCCGGCGCCACCTGCATCTCGGTCAATGAGGAAGTGGCCCACGGCATTCCCGGCGACCGGGTGATCGCCGCAAGCGACCTCGTCAATATCGATGTCTCCGCCGAAAAGAACGGCTTTTTCTCCGATACCGGCGCCTCCTTCGCCGTGCCGCCGGTCACATCCAAGGTCAAGAGGCTCTGCCGCGACGGCAAGCGGGCGATGTGGACCGGGATCAACCAGGTCAAGCCCGGTGGCGGCTTTTCCGCGATCGGCAACGCCATCGGCGATTTCGCGCGCAAGAACCGCTATTCGCTGATCCAGAACCTCGCCAGCCACGGCATCGGCCGGTCGCTGCACGAGGAGCCCGCCGAGCTTTCCACCTGGCCGGACAAGAGCGAGCGGCGGATCATCGCGGAAGGCCAGGTCTTCACCGTGGAGCCCTTCCTTTCGCTCGGCGGCGAATGGGCCGAAGAGGAAGACCGCGAATGGGTGCTCTATTCGGTGCCACAGGCGCTGACGGTTCAGTTCGAACACACCATCGTCGCGACCCGCAACGGGCCGCTGGTGCTGACGATGGGCGATGGAGCCGGAGGGTGA
- the xdhA gene encoding xanthine dehydrogenase small subunit produces the protein MTIRFILNDEEIALDALSPSETLLDYLRIKKRLTGSKEGCAEGDCGACTVLVGRLARGRLVYETVNACIRFTASLNATHVVTIEHLAAKDGTLHPVQQAMVDLNGSQCGFCTPGIVMSLYALWMENEKPSRFAIEKALQGNLCRCTGYEPIVKAAEKASATRPDAAFDAIARERGEVMAKLAGMKTDATITVGDDSNRAIIPGSIAALADTLKEYRDATIVAGSTDVGLWVTKQMRRLNPMVFINQLEELQTITETDAGFIIGAGVTYSEALPALAEKIPAFSRLIFRIGGEQVRNMGTIGGNVANGSPIGDTPPALIALGATLTLQSTDGTRTIALQDYFRDYGKQDRKPGEFVLSLTVPKPAMDSHFAVYKVAKRREEDISAVCGAFYLKLAEDGTVATIRIAYGGMAGIPKRASHVEAALSGKPWNSETVEAARAAFEDDYQPLTDMRATAAYRMLTAKNLLTRFLLETGGDAQELRRFAEEEA, from the coding sequence ATGACGATACGGTTCATACTGAACGATGAGGAAATTGCGCTTGACGCGCTGTCGCCCTCGGAGACGCTGCTTGACTATCTGCGCATCAAAAAGCGGCTGACCGGCTCCAAGGAAGGCTGCGCGGAGGGCGATTGCGGGGCCTGCACCGTGCTTGTCGGCCGGCTTGCGCGCGGCAGGCTGGTCTATGAAACCGTCAATGCCTGCATCCGCTTCACCGCCTCGCTCAACGCCACCCATGTGGTGACGATCGAACATCTGGCGGCGAAGGACGGCACGCTGCACCCGGTGCAGCAGGCGATGGTCGACCTCAACGGTTCGCAATGCGGCTTCTGCACGCCCGGCATCGTGATGTCGCTTTACGCGCTGTGGATGGAAAACGAGAAGCCCTCACGCTTTGCCATCGAAAAGGCGCTGCAGGGCAATCTCTGTCGCTGCACCGGCTACGAGCCGATCGTGAAGGCCGCCGAGAAGGCATCGGCCACCCGCCCCGATGCGGCCTTCGACGCGATTGCCCGCGAGCGCGGTGAGGTGATGGCGAAGCTAGCCGGCATGAAGACCGACGCCACGATCACGGTCGGCGACGACAGCAACCGCGCCATCATTCCGGGCTCGATCGCGGCGCTTGCCGATACGCTGAAGGAATATCGCGACGCCACCATCGTGGCAGGCTCCACCGATGTCGGGCTCTGGGTCACCAAGCAGATGCGCAGGCTGAACCCGATGGTGTTCATCAACCAGCTCGAAGAGTTGCAGACCATCACCGAGACCGATGCCGGCTTCATCATCGGCGCGGGCGTGACCTATTCCGAGGCGCTGCCGGCGCTGGCGGAAAAAATCCCCGCCTTTTCCCGGCTGATCTTCCGGATCGGCGGCGAGCAGGTGCGCAATATGGGCACGATCGGCGGTAATGTCGCCAATGGCTCGCCGATCGGCGACACCCCGCCCGCCCTGATCGCGCTCGGCGCCACACTGACGCTGCAATCGACGGACGGCACCCGCACGATCGCGCTGCAGGATTATTTCCGCGACTATGGCAAGCAGGACCGCAAGCCCGGCGAATTCGTGCTGTCGCTCACCGTGCCGAAACCCGCGATGGACAGCCATTTCGCCGTCTACAAGGTCGCCAAGCGCCGCGAGGAGGATATCTCCGCCGTCTGCGGCGCGTTCTATCTGAAGCTTGCGGAAGACGGCACGGTCGCGACCATCCGCATCGCCTATGGCGGCATGGCGGGGATACCCAAGCGCGCCTCCCATGTGGAGGCGGCGCTTTCCGGCAAGCCGTGGAACAGCGAAACGGTGGAAGCGGCCCGCGCGGCCTTCGAGGACGACTACCAGCCGCTGACCGACATGCGCGCCACCGCCGCCTACCGCATGCTGACGGCGAAGAACCTTTTGACACGGTTCCTTCTGGAAACCGGCGGCGACGCGCAGGAACTGCGTCGTTTCGCGGAAGAGGAGGCGTAA
- a CDS encoding LLM class flavin-dependent oxidoreductase, with protein sequence MELGVFTFADVDPADGIDRGREAEKRMKNLMEEITLADSVGLDVFGVGEHHRVDYLVSSPATVLAGAATITENIRLTSAVSILSSDDPVRVFQQFSSVDLLSGGRAEIMAGRGSFIESFPLFGYPLEAYDQLFEEKLDLLLKLRDNETVTWSGKTRAPINNLPVYPRPVQDPLPVWIAAGGTPQSMARAGFLGLPLIIAILGGQPRRFAPLFDLHKKAGEQAGHDPAKLKRAISVHGFLSDTTEKAADIFYEPQKAVMDRIGRERGWGPQSRAQYDATRGPEGALFIGGPEELARKIVAHQRIMGLDRFMIQFAVGLVPHDEVLHAIELFGTKVAPMVKEMLAQGEPV encoded by the coding sequence ATGGAACTGGGCGTTTTCACCTTTGCCGATGTCGATCCGGCCGATGGCATCGATCGCGGCCGCGAGGCCGAAAAGCGGATGAAGAACCTGATGGAGGAGATCACCCTCGCCGACAGCGTCGGGCTCGATGTCTTCGGCGTTGGCGAGCATCACCGGGTCGATTATCTCGTGTCCTCGCCGGCCACGGTTCTGGCGGGTGCGGCGACGATCACCGAGAATATCCGCCTTACCAGCGCGGTCTCGATCCTGTCGTCGGATGATCCGGTGCGGGTGTTCCAGCAGTTCTCCTCCGTCGACCTTTTGTCGGGCGGTCGCGCCGAGATCATGGCCGGGCGGGGTTCCTTCATCGAGAGCTTTCCGCTGTTCGGCTATCCGCTGGAAGCCTATGACCAATTGTTCGAGGAAAAGCTCGATCTGCTGCTGAAGCTCCGCGACAACGAGACCGTGACGTGGTCGGGCAAGACCCGCGCGCCGATCAACAACCTGCCGGTCTATCCCCGCCCGGTTCAGGACCCGCTGCCGGTCTGGATCGCGGCCGGCGGCACGCCGCAGTCGATGGCGCGCGCGGGCTTTCTCGGCCTGCCGCTGATCATCGCCATTCTCGGCGGCCAGCCGCGCCGGTTCGCGCCGCTGTTCGATCTTCACAAGAAGGCCGGCGAGCAGGCGGGGCATGATCCGGCGAAGCTGAAGCGCGCGATCTCCGTCCACGGATTTCTATCTGATACCACCGAAAAGGCCGCCGACATCTTCTACGAGCCGCAAAAGGCGGTGATGGACCGGATTGGGCGCGAGCGCGGCTGGGGCCCGCAAAGCCGGGCGCAGTATGATGCCACGCGGGGGCCGGAAGGCGCGCTTTTCATCGGCGGGCCGGAGGAACTGGCGCGGAAGATCGTCGCCCATCAGCGGATCATGGGTCTCGACCGGTTCATGATCCAGTTCGCCGTCGGTCTTGTGCCGCATGACGAAGTGTTGCATGCCATCGAATTATTCGGCACGAAGGTTGCGCCGATGGTGAAGGAAATGTTGGCTCAGGGAGAGCCGGTCTGA